The Deinococcus planocerae region CTGGCGGGGCTGCTGCCCCCCTAGGACGCCTGTGCCCGGCTCGCCCGCGCCGTCACCGCAAAGAGGGGATCGTGGCCCCTCCCGCGCGGGCTGCGGTCGTGCCGGGTGATCTCCTCCCAGTTGCCCGCCTCGCGCAGGTACCCGGCCACGAGGTCGAGGCGCCCGGCGTCGTCCAACCGGTGCCAGATCATCACCGCCTTCGTCGGAAAGCAGCGGTTGGAGAAGGTGATCACCACCGGGCCGCCCGGAGTGAGCACCCGGCCCAGGTCGCGCAGCACCTCCACCGGGCGGGTGAGGTAGTCGACCGACACGGTGATCCCCGCCCCGTCGAACTCCCCGTCCCCGAAGGGAAGGTGGGGGTCGCGGTTGAGGTTTTGCACGACGTAGCCCGAGAGGCGCGGGTTGCCCGCCAATTCCTCGCCGTTGAGGCCCAGGCCCACCACGCGGCGGTACTCCACCTCGGGCGGGAGGTGGCTGACCCACGAACTCATCAGGTCGAGGATGGCGCCCCCCGGCGGCAGATACTCGCGGTAGAGCCCCGTCACGGCGGCGATGGCCGCGTCGTCGATGTGCGTGACGAAGCGCGGCTGGCGGTAGAACAGTTCGTCGGGCGTCTCGTCCAGGCGACGAAGGGCGCCCTTGGGCAGCTCGCTCATATGCCCCATTGTGGAAGGCCGCGAGGCCGGGGAGAGCAAGATCGCCCCCACTGTCGGGGCCACCGCGAGGTCCGGGGATTGGGAGGACGAGTCGCGGGCGACCCCTCTGCACGCAGCTCTACGAGTCAGTCAGCCCGGCTGACAGCTTCCCTGAAAGGGGAGCCGGGGACAGCATTCCCGCCATAGAGAACAATCTTGTCGCCTCCCTTCGAGGGGAGGTGGCCCGCAGGGCCGGAGGGGGAAAGCTGCGGGGCAGAGGAGTCAAGTCGGGCGGTGCAATCTCGCGGCAGCCCTGTCCCCCGCCCGGCACGGTAGCCTGATCCCATGCGTCTGCTCTCCGTCAACGTCGCCCAGCCGCGTGAACACCGGGTGATCGGCAAGCCCGCGACGACGGGCATCCACAAGGAGCCGCAGCCGGGCGCGGTCCACGTCGGGCGGCAGGGCCTCGCGGGCGACCACATCGCGGACGTGGCGAACCACGGCGGGCCCGATCAGGCCGTCTACCTCTACAGCGCGGAAGACTACGACTGGTGGGCCGAGCGCCTCGGCGAGGCCCTGGAACCGGGCACCCTCGGGG contains the following coding sequences:
- a CDS encoding methyltransferase domain-containing protein, with the translated sequence MSELPKGALRRLDETPDELFYRQPRFVTHIDDAAIAAVTGLYREYLPPGGAILDLMSSWVSHLPPEVEYRRVVGLGLNGEELAGNPRLSGYVVQNLNRDPHLPFGDGEFDGAGITVSVDYLTRPVEVLRDLGRVLTPGGPVVITFSNRCFPTKAVMIWHRLDDAGRLDLVAGYLREAGNWEEITRHDRSPRGRGHDPLFAVTARASRAQAS